A window of Pirellula sp. SH-Sr6A contains these coding sequences:
- a CDS encoding zinc-dependent metalloprotease has translation MKRYRDLMLRYSLLAAGTLLFPTATVEKSFGQEGAVPEYPPFEKVTEGFTKMESKSPDRAANPNGLCSVWTREKDGQMLLEIPKDFASKKYFIALTVSAGDQFAGLQSGDYYVYWRQYNKRLALVLPNLEIRSNGEPESKSSVKRLFTDTVLLDVPIVTMAPRGGPVIDADALFVGQASKFFGGAVRIQDPQLTKIAKAKTFTKNVELAFEVVSAGGKFQTLHYSISEVPEDSGYRPRKADQRVGYFVTNFTDLGSYDDDKKRVRYITRWRLEKRDPNLKVSPPVTPIRFYIEHTTPVRYRRWVKQGIEYWNKAFESVGFSDAIEVLYQDPRSPATMDLDPEDVQYNFVRWLNNDVGTAIGPSRVHPITGEILDADIVLTDGWIRHFNFQFHDMMPELAMEGMTSETIAWLGENPSWDPRVRLAPSANQNHLREVFAKQAKLPFAGHPMTKVDGRLIGNQPYDGLVGRISQVNGYCNVALAKQMDMAMARMSMELLEEIYSQETKPGEAGDKKPEEGKPEEKKPAKPKEDMLDGMPESFIGPLLAELVAHEVGHTLGLRHNFKASSLYSLKEINSDAVAGKKPLASSVMDYIPINMPYKLEESVKGDWTMTGIGPYDMWAIEYGYSTDEAKLPEMLKRTSEPELQYATDEDTGGPDPLARRYDYSKDPLDYAENQIRLVKLYRERLLDKFVKDGDSWSKARRGYELTLGEQMKAVSMMANWVGGAHVNRDKKGDPGNRQSLVPVPAETQRKALEFVIRNAFRDDSFGITPQILERLTNDKWADEGIRSMGESTFPVHDRILGYQASTLTMLMNPTVLRRVYDNEQLVPQDKDAMTLPELMDKLYNEVWSELDAKVEGEASPRKPRISSWRRNLQREHLERLITLGMPTSTAAVSKPIASLALLQLKELKRKIDAVLETKAGLDPYSLAHLGEAQQRIAKAVDAIYIYNMPSSFGGGGGGIIILGQEKDGETKIVEPTEPIVPTQP, from the coding sequence ATGAAACGGTATCGAGATCTGATGTTGAGATACTCGCTGTTGGCTGCGGGGACTTTGCTGTTCCCAACCGCAACGGTTGAGAAGAGTTTTGGACAGGAGGGAGCCGTACCCGAGTACCCTCCCTTTGAAAAGGTGACAGAGGGCTTCACTAAAATGGAGTCAAAGTCCCCTGACCGAGCAGCGAACCCAAACGGTCTGTGCAGCGTTTGGACTCGCGAGAAAGACGGCCAAATGCTTTTGGAAATCCCAAAAGACTTTGCGAGCAAGAAGTACTTTATCGCTTTGACAGTCAGCGCTGGTGATCAATTCGCAGGACTGCAGTCGGGTGATTACTACGTCTATTGGCGACAATACAACAAGCGACTCGCGTTGGTTCTTCCAAACTTGGAAATCCGTTCCAATGGCGAACCTGAGTCGAAATCGTCGGTCAAGAGACTCTTCACCGACACGGTTTTGCTCGACGTGCCCATCGTCACGATGGCTCCCCGCGGCGGCCCCGTTATCGATGCTGACGCACTCTTTGTTGGGCAAGCTAGCAAGTTCTTCGGCGGTGCCGTGCGCATCCAAGATCCACAGCTGACCAAAATCGCCAAGGCAAAAACGTTTACGAAGAATGTTGAACTGGCTTTTGAAGTTGTCTCAGCCGGTGGGAAGTTTCAAACGCTTCACTACTCGATTAGCGAAGTCCCAGAAGACTCTGGCTATCGTCCTCGCAAAGCAGATCAACGCGTTGGCTATTTCGTAACCAACTTCACCGACCTCGGTAGTTACGACGACGATAAGAAACGAGTTCGTTACATCACTCGCTGGCGACTGGAAAAACGAGACCCGAATTTGAAGGTGAGCCCTCCGGTCACACCCATTCGGTTTTACATCGAGCACACCACTCCCGTGCGATACCGCCGCTGGGTGAAACAAGGGATTGAATACTGGAACAAGGCCTTTGAATCGGTTGGTTTTTCCGATGCGATCGAAGTCCTCTACCAGGACCCGCGTTCCCCAGCAACTATGGACCTCGATCCCGAAGATGTTCAATACAACTTCGTTCGCTGGCTGAACAACGACGTGGGAACCGCGATTGGGCCAAGCCGCGTGCACCCGATTACCGGAGAAATCCTGGATGCGGATATCGTGTTGACCGACGGCTGGATCCGGCACTTCAATTTCCAATTCCATGACATGATGCCCGAGTTGGCCATGGAAGGAATGACTTCGGAAACGATTGCTTGGTTGGGCGAAAACCCCAGCTGGGATCCGCGTGTGAGACTTGCACCTAGCGCCAATCAAAACCATTTGCGCGAAGTATTTGCCAAGCAAGCAAAGCTCCCGTTCGCGGGGCACCCGATGACCAAAGTGGATGGCCGTCTGATCGGCAACCAACCCTATGACGGTCTCGTCGGACGCATCAGCCAAGTCAATGGTTACTGCAACGTAGCCCTCGCCAAGCAAATGGATATGGCGATGGCACGCATGAGCATGGAGCTTCTCGAAGAGATCTATAGCCAAGAAACGAAACCGGGCGAAGCCGGCGATAAAAAGCCGGAAGAAGGCAAACCCGAAGAAAAGAAACCAGCCAAACCCAAAGAAGACATGCTCGATGGGATGCCGGAATCTTTTATCGGCCCCTTGTTGGCAGAACTGGTCGCGCACGAAGTTGGACACACCCTGGGGCTCCGCCACAACTTCAAAGCTTCTAGCCTCTACTCGCTCAAGGAGATCAACTCCGATGCGGTCGCTGGCAAGAAACCCCTCGCATCGTCGGTAATGGATTACATTCCAATCAACATGCCGTACAAGCTCGAGGAATCGGTTAAAGGTGATTGGACTATGACCGGCATCGGGCCCTACGACATGTGGGCGATCGAATACGGTTACTCCACCGATGAAGCCAAGCTTCCGGAAATGCTCAAACGGACTTCGGAACCTGAGTTGCAGTACGCGACCGATGAAGACACCGGCGGTCCCGATCCTCTGGCCCGTCGCTACGACTACTCCAAAGACCCTCTCGACTACGCTGAAAACCAGATCCGTCTGGTGAAGCTCTATCGCGAACGGCTCTTGGATAAATTCGTCAAAGACGGGGATAGCTGGTCCAAAGCGAGACGCGGGTACGAGTTGACCCTCGGAGAGCAAATGAAGGCAGTCAGCATGATGGCCAACTGGGTCGGTGGAGCCCACGTCAATCGCGACAAGAAGGGGGATCCAGGTAATCGACAATCCTTGGTTCCTGTGCCTGCCGAAACCCAACGCAAGGCTTTGGAGTTTGTCATTCGCAATGCGTTCCGAGACGACTCGTTCGGAATCACCCCGCAAATCCTCGAACGACTCACCAACGACAAGTGGGCTGACGAAGGGATTCGATCGATGGGCGAGTCGACATTCCCCGTTCACGACCGCATCCTCGGGTATCAAGCATCGACACTGACCATGCTGATGAACCCGACCGTTTTGCGCCGCGTGTACGACAATGAGCAGCTGGTTCCACAGGACAAGGATGCGATGACGCTTCCAGAACTGATGGACAAACTTTACAACGAAGTTTGGTCCGAACTCGATGCGAAGGTCGAAGGAGAGGCTTCTCCTCGCAAACCACGCATCTCCTCGTGGCGACGCAATTTGCAACGCGAGCACTTGGAACGCTTGATCACTCTCGGCATGCCAACTAGCACTGCCGCAGTGAGCAAGCCCATTGCCTCGCTCGCATTGCTCCAGCTGAAAGAGCTGAAACGAAAGATCGATGCCGTGCTCGAAACCAAGGCGGGTCTCGATCCCTATTCACTCGCTCACCTCGGCGAAGCTCAACAGCGTATCGCGAAGGCAGTCGATGCCATCTACATCTACAATATGCCTTCGAGCTTCGGTGGCGGTGGCGGCGGAATCATCATTCTCGGTCAAGAGAAAGATGGCGAGACCAAGATCGTTGAACCGACGGAACCTATCGTCCCAACGCAGCCCTAG
- a CDS encoding fumarylacetoacetate hydrolase family protein codes for MKLGRIQIGSDVAVVRIQNNLAAVLDLGAAGLTTLQDLLSSPDLERLAVELPTPGDAMKLDSLCWLPPIDQQEVWAAGVTYKRSQTARMEESEAAASCYDRVYTAARPEIFFKATPNRCSGHLGKLRIRTDATWNVPEPELALVISRVGKIVAYTIGNDMSSRDIEGDNPLYLPQAKVYNECCGLGPWVTLASAMPERSTIGIRLEIHRDGAQVFTGETGVSQMARNLEDLVSWLLRDNDMPNGAFLLTGTGIVPDSSFTLAPGDRVHISIDGIGTLSNVIVQG; via the coding sequence ATGAAACTTGGACGCATTCAAATCGGTTCCGATGTCGCCGTCGTTCGGATCCAGAACAATCTAGCCGCGGTCTTGGATTTGGGAGCCGCTGGGTTAACGACCCTACAGGATCTTCTCTCGTCGCCGGATCTGGAGCGGCTCGCAGTCGAACTGCCGACCCCTGGCGATGCGATGAAACTGGATTCCTTGTGCTGGCTCCCGCCGATCGACCAGCAGGAGGTTTGGGCTGCTGGCGTGACCTACAAACGATCACAAACAGCGAGGATGGAAGAGAGCGAGGCGGCCGCGAGCTGCTATGACCGCGTCTACACCGCAGCCCGACCGGAGATCTTTTTCAAAGCGACGCCCAACCGGTGCAGCGGCCATCTTGGAAAGCTTCGCATTCGAACCGATGCGACTTGGAATGTCCCTGAACCCGAATTGGCGTTGGTGATTTCGCGAGTCGGAAAGATTGTGGCGTATACCATCGGCAATGACATGAGCAGTCGAGATATCGAGGGGGACAATCCTTTGTATCTTCCTCAGGCCAAGGTCTACAACGAGTGCTGTGGTTTGGGACCGTGGGTCACACTCGCGTCTGCGATGCCCGAACGTTCGACGATTGGAATTCGACTTGAAATTCATCGCGATGGTGCGCAAGTCTTCACAGGGGAAACGGGTGTTTCCCAGATGGCGAGGAATTTGGAAGATCTCGTCTCCTGGTTGCTGCGAGACAACGACATGCCCAATGGAGCATTTCTCTTAACGGGAACCGGAATTGTCCCCGACAGCAGCTTCACGCTCGCTCCTGGGGACCGAGTGCATATATCGATCGACGGCATCGGAACGCTATCCAACGTGATCGTTCAGGGGTAG